A window of Corallococcus macrosporus DSM 14697 contains these coding sequences:
- a CDS encoding MotA/TolQ/ExbB proton channel family protein, producing the protein MTPFFFLAQTSHSELGWLSRKLLGVTLTSAEWVLWVLVILSVLSIAIMLERTVYFARHRLADSEALAVRLARGEYDAARKAIEGKTGMEAAVIREALASADQGADTVEQVIASTLSRERPQYERFLSYLGTLGNNAPFIGLFGTVLGIIKAFNDLGQMNAQGGGGAMQQTVMAGISEALVATAVGLAVAIPAVVAFNVFNRQLKTLTSRANALGYALVGSMRAERPAPGTAARAAEAR; encoded by the coding sequence ATGACGCCCTTCTTCTTCCTGGCCCAGACGAGTCACTCCGAGCTTGGGTGGCTCAGCCGCAAACTGCTCGGCGTGACGCTCACCTCCGCCGAGTGGGTGCTCTGGGTGCTCGTCATCCTGTCGGTGCTCTCCATCGCCATCATGCTGGAGCGCACGGTGTACTTCGCCCGCCACCGGCTGGCGGACTCGGAGGCGCTGGCGGTGCGGCTGGCCCGCGGCGAGTACGACGCGGCCCGCAAGGCCATTGAAGGCAAGACGGGCATGGAGGCCGCCGTCATCCGCGAGGCCCTGGCCTCCGCCGACCAGGGCGCGGACACCGTGGAGCAGGTGATTGCCTCCACCCTGTCGCGCGAGCGTCCCCAGTACGAGCGCTTCCTGTCGTACCTGGGCACGCTGGGCAACAACGCGCCGTTCATCGGGCTGTTCGGCACGGTGCTGGGCATCATCAAGGCCTTCAACGACCTGGGACAGATGAACGCCCAGGGCGGCGGCGGGGCCATGCAGCAGACCGTCATGGCCGGCATCTCCGAGGCGCTCGTCGCCACGGCCGTGGGCCTGGCGGTGGCGATTCCGGCGGTGGTGGCCTTCAACGTCTTCAACCGCCAGCTCAAGACGCTCACCAGCCGCGCCAACGCCCTGGGCTACGCCCTGGTGGGCAGCATGCGCGCGGAGCGCCCCGCGCCCGGCACGGCCGCTCGCGCGGCGGAGGCCCGTTAG
- a CDS encoding ExbD/TolR family protein, which yields MAGGAQDNDDEITGINVTPLVDVVLVLLIIFMVTANFIVRETVEVDLPRAANGGETVQGLVNVVLDKEGKFFFDGAEVTEKELEAKVAEALAKDKETRAIISADQSIPYGRVMRLIDVVKGQGIAKFALNIEKDVAPAAAPATP from the coding sequence ATGGCGGGTGGCGCGCAGGACAACGACGACGAAATCACGGGCATCAACGTCACCCCGCTGGTGGACGTGGTGCTGGTGCTGCTCATCATCTTCATGGTGACGGCCAACTTCATCGTCCGCGAGACGGTGGAGGTGGACCTGCCTCGCGCCGCCAACGGCGGTGAGACGGTGCAGGGCCTGGTCAACGTGGTGCTGGACAAGGAGGGCAAGTTCTTCTTCGACGGCGCCGAGGTGACGGAGAAGGAGCTGGAGGCGAAGGTCGCCGAGGCGCTGGCGAAGGACAAGGAGACGCGCGCCATCATCAGCGCCGACCAGTCGATTCCCTACGGCCGTGTCATGCGGCTCATCGACGTGGTGAAGGGCCAGGGCATCGCGAAGTTCGCGCTCAACATCGAGAAGGACGTGGCCCCCGCGGCCGCGCCCGCAACGCCCTGA
- a CDS encoding energy transducer TonB: MSQAVLDNAPTPRRDRSLAVVGAFLFVSLGIHVGGFWALGEGVDRSRPAAKRPVELVMVEVQKPPPPPPPVEEPKPEPPKPPPPKPRVVKPPPVKVAEAPKPVPPPPVDAPPPPNDTPPPEPQAKPPPLIVGMTMSSTTSAGSFAAPVGNTAYGRTGPTAKDPKDVKGYSAPKYAPIYQVDSEPTVASEVKIPYPEEARRAGVEGTVTLSIAISHEGKVTAVKILKGPGYGLNEAARDAIRRFRFKPAIKGGEPVATEMKYSYTFLLD, translated from the coding sequence ATGAGTCAGGCGGTCCTCGACAACGCTCCGACGCCCCGACGCGACCGCTCGCTGGCCGTGGTGGGCGCCTTCCTGTTCGTGTCGCTGGGGATTCACGTCGGCGGCTTCTGGGCCCTGGGTGAGGGCGTGGACCGCTCGCGTCCCGCCGCGAAGCGCCCGGTGGAGCTGGTGATGGTGGAGGTGCAGAAGCCGCCCCCGCCCCCGCCGCCCGTCGAGGAGCCCAAGCCGGAGCCCCCCAAGCCCCCGCCGCCCAAGCCCAGGGTGGTGAAGCCCCCGCCGGTGAAGGTGGCCGAAGCGCCCAAGCCCGTCCCCCCGCCGCCGGTGGACGCGCCGCCGCCCCCCAACGACACGCCGCCGCCGGAGCCGCAGGCCAAGCCGCCGCCGCTCATCGTCGGCATGACGATGTCCTCCACCACCAGCGCGGGCTCGTTCGCGGCGCCCGTGGGCAACACCGCCTATGGCAGGACGGGCCCCACCGCGAAGGACCCCAAGGACGTGAAGGGGTACAGCGCGCCGAAGTACGCGCCCATCTACCAGGTGGACTCCGAGCCCACCGTGGCCTCCGAGGTGAAGATTCCCTACCCGGAGGAGGCGCGCCGCGCGGGCGTCGAGGGCACCGTCACGCTGTCCATCGCCATCAGCCACGAGGGCAAGGTGACGGCGGTGAAGATTCTCAAGGGGCCCGGCTACGGCCTCAACGAGGCGGCGCGGGACGCCATCCGCCGCTTCCGCTTCAAGCCCGCAATCAAGGGCGGCGAGCCCGTGGCCACGGAGATGAAGTACTCGTACACCTTCCTGCTGGACTGA
- a CDS encoding MarR family winged helix-turn-helix transcriptional regulator, whose protein sequence is MNGSGEQLERKTKPEDVRAGPAGDLPRQAWTLLFELMHTHMRNFPALAAEFELSPVQAHVLRQLGEGPLAMSTLAAYLSCDASNVTGLVDRMEARGLVVRRSSEQDRRVKMLVLTEDGAALRERLLERIFEPPEAICGLPEEDLCALRDIMRRALGAQ, encoded by the coding sequence ATGAACGGGAGCGGCGAGCAGTTGGAGCGGAAGACGAAGCCGGAGGATGTGCGGGCCGGGCCCGCGGGTGACCTGCCGCGCCAGGCGTGGACGCTCCTCTTCGAGCTGATGCACACACACATGCGCAACTTCCCCGCCCTGGCGGCGGAGTTTGAGTTGTCGCCGGTGCAGGCGCACGTGCTGCGGCAGCTTGGGGAGGGGCCGCTGGCCATGAGCACCCTGGCCGCGTACCTGTCGTGCGACGCGTCCAACGTGACGGGGCTGGTGGACCGGATGGAGGCGCGCGGGCTGGTGGTGCGCCGCAGCTCCGAGCAGGACCGGCGGGTGAAGATGCTGGTGCTGACGGAGGACGGCGCGGCGCTGCGCGAGCGGCTGCTGGAGCGCATCTTCGAGCCGCCGGAGGCCATCTGCGGCCTGCCGGAGGAGGACCTGTGCGCGCTGCGCGACATCATGCGCCGCGCGCTGGGCGCCCAGTAG
- a CDS encoding AAA family ATPase: MAAELLSPAEAQGAAEVAARLKDGLNTVMLDQESVVEQVVVAVLARGHVLLEGLPGLGKTELCKALARLLSLPFRRIQFTPDLLPGDITGTYVLEGEGRRDFVFREGPLFASLVLADEINRSSPKTQSALLEAMQERGVTVLGQTRLLPDPFFVLATQNPIELEGTYPLPEAQLDRFLFRIQVPPVGAKTLRALLTTRVRGAPPELSPVLDAEGLGRLFTAADRVHLPGPVADFIGRLVEATDPRQPSAPEAVRRFVRYGASPRAALALAAAGRALALLRGRPNVGFDDVVAAAPSALNHRLVLAYEASLEKVGAAEVVRALLQAIPEVPRA; encoded by the coding sequence GTGGCAGCGGAGCTTCTCAGTCCCGCCGAGGCACAGGGAGCGGCGGAGGTGGCGGCACGGCTCAAGGATGGGCTGAACACCGTCATGCTGGACCAGGAGTCCGTCGTCGAGCAGGTGGTGGTGGCCGTGCTCGCCCGGGGACACGTGCTGCTGGAGGGCCTGCCGGGCCTGGGCAAGACGGAGCTGTGCAAGGCGCTGGCGCGGCTGCTGTCGCTGCCCTTCCGCCGCATCCAGTTCACCCCGGACCTGCTGCCCGGCGACATCACCGGCACCTACGTGCTGGAGGGCGAGGGCCGCCGCGACTTCGTCTTCCGCGAGGGCCCGCTCTTCGCCAGCCTGGTGCTGGCGGACGAAATCAACCGCTCCAGCCCGAAGACGCAGTCCGCGCTGCTGGAGGCCATGCAGGAGCGCGGCGTCACCGTGCTGGGCCAGACGCGCCTCTTGCCGGACCCCTTCTTCGTGCTCGCCACGCAGAACCCCATCGAGCTGGAGGGCACCTATCCGCTGCCCGAGGCACAGCTCGACCGCTTCCTCTTCCGCATCCAGGTGCCCCCCGTGGGGGCGAAGACGCTGCGCGCGCTGCTCACCACGCGCGTGCGCGGCGCGCCGCCGGAGCTGTCCCCCGTGCTGGACGCGGAGGGCCTGGGCCGCCTCTTCACCGCCGCGGACCGCGTGCACCTGCCGGGGCCCGTGGCGGACTTCATCGGCCGGCTGGTGGAGGCCACCGACCCGCGTCAGCCCTCGGCGCCCGAGGCCGTGCGCCGCTTCGTCCGCTATGGCGCCAGCCCCCGCGCGGCGCTCGCGCTCGCGGCCGCGGGGCGCGCGCTGGCCCTGCTGCGGGGCCGGCCCAACGTGGGCTTCGACGACGTGGTGGCCGCCGCGCCGTCCGCGCTCAATCACCGGCTGGTGCTCGCCTACGAGGCCTCGCTGGAGAAGGTCGGCGCGGCGGAGGTGGTGCGCGCGCTGCTCCAGGCCATTCCCGAGGTGCCGCGTGCGTAG
- a CDS encoding DUF58 domain-containing protein, protein MDASAVARLVPGLALALPRGPHRGLVGEVRATSAGSALELHDFRAYQPGDDLRQVDWNAVARTGELVLRVRQDEVSPRVEVVLDGSRSMALSSRKAACAREVALLTAEVAARQGLTPTLLVAGARPERVQGPACRTALAAADFDAREGLPEALGRLPPLRPCGLRVVVSDFLFEADLPALCARLGRGASGLFLAQVLDAEDLDPGGGEGARLVDSESGAALEELLTDEVLAGYARRFAEHQRGLRGAALRARGALLTARAQEGLAALVAGPLRPLFLAAGAS, encoded by the coding sequence ATGGACGCGTCCGCCGTCGCGCGGCTGGTGCCGGGGCTGGCCCTGGCGCTGCCCCGGGGGCCCCACCGGGGCCTCGTGGGCGAGGTGCGCGCCACGTCCGCGGGCAGCGCGTTGGAGCTGCATGACTTCCGCGCGTACCAGCCCGGGGATGACCTGCGGCAGGTGGACTGGAACGCGGTGGCGCGCACGGGCGAGCTGGTGCTGCGCGTCCGCCAGGACGAGGTGTCGCCGCGCGTGGAGGTGGTGCTGGATGGCTCGCGCTCCATGGCGCTGTCCTCGCGCAAGGCCGCGTGCGCGCGCGAGGTGGCGCTCCTGACGGCGGAGGTCGCGGCGCGGCAGGGCCTGACGCCCACGCTGCTGGTGGCCGGCGCCCGGCCCGAGCGGGTCCAGGGGCCAGCGTGCAGGACGGCCCTGGCGGCGGCGGACTTCGACGCGCGGGAGGGCCTGCCGGAGGCGCTGGGGCGCCTGCCGCCGCTGCGGCCGTGTGGGCTGCGGGTGGTGGTGAGTGACTTCCTCTTCGAGGCGGACCTGCCGGCGCTGTGCGCGCGGCTGGGGCGTGGCGCGTCCGGGCTCTTCCTGGCGCAGGTGCTGGACGCGGAGGACCTGGACCCCGGTGGCGGGGAGGGGGCCCGGCTGGTGGATTCGGAGAGCGGCGCGGCGCTGGAGGAGTTGCTGACGGACGAGGTGCTGGCCGGGTACGCGCGGCGCTTCGCGGAGCACCAGCGGGGCCTGCGGGGCGCGGCCCTGCGGGCCCGGGGCGCGCTGCTCACCGCGCGGGCCCAGGAGGGGCTGGCCGCGCTGGTGGCGGGGCCGCTGCGGCCCCTGTTCCTCGCGGCGGGGGCGTCATGA
- a CDS encoding helix-turn-helix domain-containing protein: MLLARPPELAPQAPWPDMPLVVWPTALAMWGPGDATTKHAHHAMHLVLRRQGHLSVRAQGMKTAVQAAGVLVGPDVPHALDARGGEVLILFVEPESDDGARLQAALDGPLRLFDGARRDALLADLPPSGALAHEAVGGWMEATLASLSGTPAAPQRLHPRVRKLLRHLRAAAAPEDTSLEALAQVAGLSPSRLMHTFTESVGVPLRPYLLWLRLQRAAGAIAAGRTLGEAAHAAGFSDAAHLTRTFRRMFGTTPSSLQRRGPRVQARGRDGAPR, from the coding sequence ATGCTCCTTGCCCGCCCTCCCGAGCTGGCGCCCCAGGCGCCCTGGCCCGACATGCCGCTGGTGGTGTGGCCCACCGCGCTCGCGATGTGGGGCCCTGGCGACGCGACGACGAAGCACGCCCACCACGCCATGCACCTGGTGCTCCGCCGGCAGGGCCACCTGTCCGTCCGCGCGCAAGGCATGAAGACCGCCGTGCAGGCGGCGGGCGTGCTCGTGGGGCCGGACGTGCCCCACGCGCTCGACGCGCGCGGCGGCGAGGTCCTCATCCTCTTCGTCGAGCCCGAGAGCGACGACGGCGCCAGGCTCCAGGCCGCGCTCGATGGGCCGCTGCGCCTGTTCGACGGCGCGCGGCGCGACGCGCTCCTCGCGGACCTGCCCCCTTCGGGCGCGCTCGCCCACGAGGCGGTCGGCGGGTGGATGGAGGCCACGCTGGCCTCGCTGTCCGGCACGCCCGCCGCGCCCCAGCGCCTCCACCCGCGGGTGCGCAAGCTCCTGCGCCACCTGCGCGCGGCGGCGGCGCCGGAAGACACCTCGCTCGAAGCCCTGGCCCAGGTCGCCGGCCTGTCGCCCAGCAGGCTGATGCACACGTTCACCGAATCCGTTGGCGTCCCGTTGCGGCCCTATCTCCTGTGGCTCCGGCTCCAGCGAGCCGCGGGGGCCATCGCCGCGGGCCGGACCTTGGGAGAGGCCGCGCACGCGGCTGGCTTCTCGGACGCGGCGCACCTGACGCGCACCTTCCGGCGGATGTTCGGCACCACGCCGTCATCGCTCCAGCGCCGGGGCCCACGCGTCCAGGCGCGGGGCCGCGACGGCGCACCCCGCTGA
- a CDS encoding aldo/keto reductase family protein — MHFRKLGRSGLVVSEISYGNWLTHGSQLEEEAALACVRAALDVGITTFDTADVYAGTRAEEVLGRALKGQRRAGYELFTKVYWPTGPGKNDRGLSRKHILESIDGSLRRLQTDYVDLYQAHRFDVETPLEETMLAFADLLRQGKVLYIGVSEWTGEQIRQGAALARELRVPFISNQPQYSMLHRVIEPEVIPASNEAGLGQIVWSPIAQGVLTGKYLPGQQPPAGSRATDANGARYGIARFMTDDVLTRVQQLIPLAKEAGLSMAQLAVAWVLQNPSVSSAIVGASRPEQVHDNVKAAGVKLQPELLRRIDAILGPAIERNPALTEVPARRP, encoded by the coding sequence ATGCACTTCCGAAAGCTCGGCCGCAGCGGCCTCGTCGTCAGTGAGATTTCCTACGGCAACTGGCTCACCCACGGCTCCCAGTTGGAGGAGGAGGCCGCGCTCGCCTGCGTGCGCGCGGCCCTGGACGTGGGCATCACCACCTTCGACACCGCGGACGTGTACGCGGGCACCCGCGCCGAGGAGGTGCTCGGCCGCGCCCTGAAGGGCCAGCGCCGCGCCGGCTACGAGCTCTTCACGAAGGTGTACTGGCCCACCGGCCCCGGGAAGAACGACCGCGGCCTGTCGCGCAAGCACATCCTGGAGAGCATCGACGGCTCGCTGCGCCGGCTCCAGACGGACTACGTGGACCTGTACCAGGCCCACCGCTTCGACGTGGAGACCCCGCTGGAGGAGACGATGCTCGCGTTCGCGGACCTCCTCCGTCAGGGCAAGGTGCTGTACATCGGCGTCTCGGAGTGGACGGGCGAGCAGATTCGCCAGGGCGCCGCGCTGGCCCGCGAGCTGCGCGTGCCCTTCATCTCCAACCAGCCGCAGTACTCCATGCTCCACCGCGTCATTGAACCGGAGGTCATCCCCGCCTCCAACGAAGCGGGCCTGGGCCAGATTGTCTGGTCGCCCATCGCCCAGGGCGTCCTCACCGGCAAGTACCTCCCGGGCCAGCAGCCCCCCGCCGGCAGCCGCGCCACGGACGCCAACGGCGCGCGCTACGGCATCGCCCGCTTCATGACGGATGACGTGCTCACCCGCGTGCAGCAGCTCATCCCGCTGGCGAAGGAGGCCGGCCTCTCCATGGCCCAGCTCGCCGTGGCGTGGGTGCTCCAGAATCCGAGCGTCTCGTCCGCCATCGTCGGCGCCTCCCGGCCGGAGCAGGTGCACGACAACGTGAAGGCCGCGGGCGTGAAGCTGCAGCCCGAGCTGCTGCGCCGCATCGACGCAATCCTCGGTCCCGCCATCGAACGGAACCCGGCCCTCACCGAGGTCCCCGCCCGGCGGCCCTGA
- a CDS encoding DoxX family protein: MSFAILLLSFFLLLHLPPLRRRPALATPEARAAVAAGLFFIGAGVMHFVMPARYEAMIPPQLPSPAFWVFLSGAAEVAGGLGLLLPRTRRLAALGLITLLLAILPANLHEARANTAAHVLPFPDWYFWLRLPFQLVYVAWVAWAGGLWRPRSRARLQAHG; the protein is encoded by the coding sequence ATGTCCTTCGCCATCCTGCTGCTGTCCTTCTTCCTGCTGCTGCACCTTCCCCCGCTGCGGCGCAGGCCCGCGCTGGCCACGCCCGAGGCGCGCGCCGCCGTGGCCGCGGGGCTCTTCTTCATCGGCGCGGGCGTCATGCACTTCGTCATGCCCGCACGCTACGAAGCCATGATTCCGCCCCAGCTCCCCTCCCCCGCCTTCTGGGTCTTCCTCTCCGGCGCGGCGGAGGTCGCGGGGGGACTGGGCCTGCTGCTGCCGCGCACCCGCCGGCTCGCCGCCCTGGGCCTCATCACCCTGCTGCTGGCCATCCTCCCCGCCAACCTCCACGAGGCCCGGGCCAACACCGCGGCCCACGTGCTGCCCTTCCCGGACTGGTACTTCTGGCTGCGCCTCCCCTTCCAGCTCGTCTACGTCGCCTGGGTGGCGTGGGCCGGCGGCCTGTGGCGTCCGCGAAGCCGTGCGCGCCTTCAGGCCCACGGTTAG
- a CDS encoding ABC transporter ATP-binding protein produces the protein MSLLEVKGLRRDYGPLRAVDDVSFSLEAGSILGFIGPNGAGKSTTLRILATLDVPTSGEVLLNGHSLVDAPDRVRPLIGYMPDRYGTYDDVTVLEFLDFFARAYGLKGAARRQRVESVMAFTGLTGLADRLTTALSKGMRQRVALGRTLLHDPSLLLLDEPADGLDPRARIELRELLRALADQGKAVIISSHILTELAEICDTCAIIEQGRLLATGKVADLLQQQESGAAVTPELTVRLAVGDAGAPDWERAERLLLEQPRVTRVAREGESLRVRLELEPGAGPARIDAAAAVLLAALVSAGLPVCAFSARERNLEDAFMTVTKGRVA, from the coding sequence ATGAGCCTGCTGGAGGTCAAGGGGCTGCGGCGTGACTACGGGCCGCTGCGGGCGGTGGATGACGTGTCGTTCTCCCTGGAGGCCGGCAGCATCCTGGGCTTCATCGGGCCCAACGGCGCGGGCAAGAGCACCACGCTGCGCATCCTGGCCACGCTGGACGTGCCCACGTCGGGCGAGGTGCTGCTCAACGGGCACTCGCTGGTGGACGCGCCGGACCGGGTCCGGCCGCTCATCGGCTACATGCCGGACCGGTATGGCACCTACGACGACGTCACCGTCCTCGAGTTCCTGGACTTCTTCGCCCGCGCCTACGGGTTGAAGGGCGCGGCGCGCCGGCAGCGGGTGGAGTCGGTGATGGCGTTCACCGGCCTCACCGGGCTGGCGGACCGGCTCACGACCGCGCTGTCCAAGGGCATGCGGCAGCGGGTGGCGCTGGGGCGCACGCTGCTGCACGACCCGTCGCTGCTGCTGCTGGACGAGCCCGCGGACGGGCTGGACCCGCGCGCCCGCATCGAGCTGCGCGAGCTGCTGCGCGCGCTGGCGGACCAGGGCAAGGCGGTCATCATCTCCAGCCACATCCTCACGGAGCTGGCGGAGATCTGCGACACCTGCGCCATCATTGAACAGGGGCGCCTGCTGGCCACCGGCAAGGTGGCGGACCTGCTCCAGCAGCAGGAGTCGGGCGCGGCGGTGACGCCCGAGCTGACGGTGCGGCTGGCGGTGGGAGACGCGGGGGCCCCGGACTGGGAGCGCGCGGAGCGGCTGCTGTTGGAGCAGCCTCGCGTGACGCGCGTCGCCCGGGAGGGCGAGTCGCTGCGGGTGCGGCTGGAGCTGGAGCCGGGCGCGGGCCCCGCGCGGATTGACGCGGCGGCGGCGGTGCTGCTGGCGGCGCTGGTGTCCGCGGGGCTGCCGGTGTGCGCCTTCAGCGCGCGGGAGCGCAACCTCGAGGATGCCTTCATGACGGTGACGAAGGGGAGGGTGGCGTGA
- a CDS encoding ABC transporter permease, with the protein MSPPAPEPSAAGGRLAAVESLSQRWGDRLNPLVVKDLRQGLRTRVFWVCFSLLLLACLMVALVAYVETRGQGYAHHGRGYFFSFFLCLGFIHFFVIPYSAYRSLAREREDETWVLVVLTGLGSRRILRGKVASFLVQAALYASAVGPFLLFSYFLNGIALSTILVVLALGGAWLVFLTVAGVCAATLADGRMGRAFVHFGVLGALGLALAQGLGGAYAMTESGERLLRDTEFTYGVLFALMLMLLDGWLLFEAAASRLALPTEDYSRGPRRALGVQVLLAMAAGTAIWWLGGRAHLVAELFGLLGGAHLVFVGMFVVADVDGQARALRAATRPWSVLRPGALRGFRWMVFLLAAWGALFWGLQWASSDLPLKGRSLQMATVVLPAYGVLFLSLAVGLSRRLRPDQMATPVAVRLLFVASVALASALPPLLAVLLGHDVDDGLINLLNPLVGVANFASYDYGAGGPKMSWDLLGFVVAVALLAAYATDRMLVERERRAHDS; encoded by the coding sequence ATGAGCCCTCCGGCGCCGGAGCCGTCGGCCGCGGGCGGCCGGCTCGCCGCGGTGGAGTCCCTTTCCCAGCGCTGGGGAGACCGGCTCAACCCGCTGGTGGTGAAGGACCTCCGCCAGGGCCTGCGCACGCGCGTCTTCTGGGTGTGCTTCAGCCTGCTGCTGCTGGCCTGCCTGATGGTGGCGCTGGTCGCGTACGTGGAGACGCGCGGGCAGGGCTACGCCCACCACGGCCGGGGCTACTTCTTCTCCTTCTTCCTCTGCCTGGGCTTCATCCACTTCTTCGTCATCCCGTACAGCGCCTACCGCTCCCTGGCGCGTGAGCGCGAGGACGAGACCTGGGTGCTGGTGGTGCTCACCGGCCTGGGCTCCCGCCGCATCCTCCGGGGCAAGGTGGCGTCGTTCCTGGTGCAGGCGGCCCTGTACGCCTCCGCGGTGGGCCCCTTCCTGCTCTTCAGCTACTTCCTCAACGGCATCGCCCTGTCCACGATTCTGGTCGTCCTGGCCCTGGGCGGCGCGTGGCTCGTGTTCCTCACGGTGGCCGGCGTGTGCGCGGCGACGCTGGCGGATGGCCGCATGGGCCGCGCCTTCGTCCACTTCGGTGTGCTGGGCGCGTTGGGGCTGGCGCTCGCGCAGGGGCTGGGTGGCGCCTACGCGATGACCGAGTCGGGCGAGCGGCTGCTGCGGGACACGGAGTTCACCTATGGGGTGCTCTTCGCGCTGATGTTGATGCTGCTGGACGGCTGGCTGCTCTTCGAGGCCGCCGCGTCCCGGCTGGCGCTCCCCACGGAGGACTACTCGCGGGGGCCGCGCCGCGCGCTGGGCGTGCAGGTGCTGCTGGCCATGGCCGCCGGCACCGCCATCTGGTGGCTGGGGGGACGGGCGCACCTCGTGGCGGAGCTGTTCGGGCTCCTGGGCGGGGCCCACCTCGTCTTCGTGGGCATGTTCGTGGTGGCGGACGTGGACGGGCAGGCGCGTGCCCTGCGCGCGGCCACGCGGCCCTGGTCCGTGCTGCGGCCCGGCGCGCTGCGAGGCTTCCGCTGGATGGTGTTCCTGCTGGCCGCCTGGGGCGCGTTGTTCTGGGGCTTGCAGTGGGCGTCCTCGGACCTGCCGCTGAAGGGGCGCTCGCTGCAGATGGCCACCGTGGTGTTGCCCGCGTACGGGGTGCTCTTCCTGTCGTTGGCGGTGGGGCTGAGCCGGAGGCTTCGCCCGGACCAGATGGCCACGCCCGTGGCGGTGCGCCTGCTGTTCGTGGCCTCGGTGGCGCTGGCCTCGGCGTTGCCGCCGCTGCTGGCCGTGCTGCTGGGGCATGACGTGGATGACGGCCTCATCAACCTGCTCAACCCGTTGGTCGGTGTCGCGAACTTCGCGTCGTACGACTACGGGGCGGGCGGGCCGAAGATGTCCTGGGACTTGTTGGGCTTCGTCGTCGCCGTGGCGCTGCTGGCCGCGTACGCGACGGACCGGATGCTCGTGGAGCGTGAGCGGCGGGCCCACGACTCGTGA
- a CDS encoding TolC family protein has product MSSFLALSLAATLAAAPPTLTLEDALNRARKENLDLKAAQARLTQADTASRKAWAGYLPNVSVNGAVIRNSIEAVIPAGPLAPVEIVIQPRVQLQAQGQVRQAIIAPQLWAGIQAAYKAERVAELNVEQARREIFFGVAQAYYGTVAQGQAIAVQERLVELNSARAKDTKVRFEAGTVTRVALLRAEQDLARAEQDLIRARNAEAAAKLVLATLLALDDPNFDVAPPPEPQVPEKTDTEALVERSLEQRADVAAARESVELAQINKRGVWLSYLPNVQVSGTYNISNAAGLVGSNRIWLITLGASWTLWDGGLREANLQEASGVIAENRALQRKAELTARQEVNTAQLDLESALANRFKAAQAVELARESQRLTEVAFKEGVATYLEVADANTALTSAEIGLVGERLQASLAALRLMRAVGAFGARPLTADLKVEESEAPFLQPLPEQTQPTQQPPQEAPADAPRQ; this is encoded by the coding sequence ATGAGTTCATTCCTGGCGTTGTCCCTGGCGGCCACCCTGGCCGCGGCACCGCCCACGCTGACCCTGGAGGACGCGCTCAACCGCGCCCGCAAGGAGAACCTGGACCTCAAGGCGGCGCAGGCCCGGCTCACGCAGGCGGACACCGCGTCGAGGAAGGCCTGGGCCGGCTACCTGCCCAACGTCAGCGTCAACGGCGCCGTCATCCGCAACTCCATCGAAGCGGTGATTCCCGCGGGTCCGCTCGCGCCGGTGGAAATCGTCATCCAGCCGCGGGTGCAGTTGCAGGCCCAGGGGCAGGTGCGGCAGGCCATCATCGCCCCTCAGCTCTGGGCCGGCATCCAGGCCGCCTACAAGGCGGAGCGGGTCGCCGAGCTCAACGTGGAGCAGGCGCGGCGCGAAATCTTCTTCGGCGTGGCGCAGGCGTACTACGGCACCGTCGCGCAGGGGCAGGCCATCGCGGTGCAGGAGCGGCTGGTGGAGCTCAACAGCGCGCGCGCCAAGGACACGAAGGTCCGCTTCGAGGCGGGCACGGTGACGCGCGTGGCGCTGCTGCGCGCCGAGCAGGACCTGGCCCGCGCGGAGCAGGACCTCATCCGCGCGCGCAACGCGGAGGCGGCCGCCAAGCTGGTGCTGGCCACGCTGCTGGCGCTGGACGACCCGAACTTCGACGTGGCCCCGCCGCCCGAGCCCCAGGTGCCGGAGAAGACGGACACCGAGGCGCTCGTCGAGCGCTCGCTCGAGCAGCGCGCGGACGTCGCCGCGGCGCGTGAGTCCGTGGAGCTGGCGCAAATCAACAAGCGCGGCGTGTGGCTCAGCTACCTGCCCAACGTGCAGGTCTCCGGCACCTACAACATCAGCAACGCGGCGGGCCTCGTCGGCTCCAACCGCATCTGGCTCATCACCCTGGGCGCGAGCTGGACGCTGTGGGACGGCGGCCTGCGGGAGGCCAACCTGCAGGAGGCCTCGGGGGTCATCGCGGAGAACCGGGCCCTGCAGCGCAAGGCGGAGCTCACCGCGCGCCAGGAGGTGAACACCGCGCAGCTGGATTTGGAGAGCGCCCTGGCCAACCGCTTCAAGGCCGCGCAGGCCGTGGAGCTGGCGCGTGAGTCCCAGCGCCTCACCGAGGTCGCCTTCAAGGAAGGCGTGGCCACCTACCTGGAGGTCGCGGACGCGAACACCGCGCTGACGTCGGCGGAGATTGGCCTGGTGGGTGAGCGCCTCCAGGCCTCGCTCGCCGCCCTGCGCCTGATGCGCGCGGTGGGGGCGTTCGGCGCCCGCCCGCTGACGGCGGACCTCAAGGTGGAGGAGTCGGAGGCCCCGTTCCTCCAGCCGCTGCCGGAGCAGACGCAGCCGACGCAGCAGCCCCCCCAGGAAGCACCGGCGGACGCGCCCCGGCAGTAG